From the genome of Vitis riparia cultivar Riparia Gloire de Montpellier isolate 1030 chromosome 2, EGFV_Vit.rip_1.0, whole genome shotgun sequence, one region includes:
- the LOC117906545 gene encoding putative ubiquitin-like-specific protease 1B encodes MGPSPAPTYSEPLVPQSQAQASLPAEVTVEDAEEGEDAGGSGTQAPKPSSMKRYKQTAKRIVKRPPACKSPFVAQCVKQFPKIPHADRVVADYALAEMGDPSEILCDMYGMYIRREELSCLNAGRWVNSMVDCCDCLSHDEWTTSTTTSRTFFEPSFSVVLSNLKSNATTQVILERCAMYLDPDTLGHDLSSCDMMFIPVCENNHWHVHVVNFAAGRVEILSSLPLRRGNNISAATRRLSMALHKALHAYRIHMDVDVSSFVHVQPHLLQQLNGFDCGILALKFMEFWNGATLTTSVAVDKTNMYRLQLVLQLVLNERNSVRDTIMAACHL; translated from the exons ATGGGACCATCACCAGCTCCCACTTATTCCGAGCCACTGGTCCCACAGTCTCAGGCACAGGCATCCCTTCCAGCTGAAGTGACAGTAGAGGATGCGGAAGAAGGTGAAGACGCGGGTGGGAGTGGCACCCAAGCCCCTAAACCTTCATCAATGAAGAGATATAAGCAGACCGCTAAGAGGATTGTCAAGCGTCCTCCCGCTTGCAAAAGTCCGTTTGTCGCCCAATGTGtaaaacaattcccaaaaataCCTCATGCAGATCGGGTAGTAGCAGATTATGCTTTGGCTGAAATGGGTGATCCTAG TGAGATTTTGTGCGACATGTATGGGATGTACATTAGACGGGAGGAACTTTCTTGTCTAAATGCAGGGCGGTGGGTTAATTCAATGGTAG ATTGTTGCGATTGTCTCTCGCATGATGAATGGACAACAAGCACCACCACCTCGCGCACATTTTTTGAGCCTTCGTTCTCG GTTGTTCTAAGCAACCTCAAATCTAATGCAACCACGCAAGTCATCCTGGAAAGATGCGCTATGTATCTGGATCCTGACACATTGGGCCATGATCTTAGTTCATGTGACATG ATGTTCATCCCGGTTTGCGAGAATAATCACTGGCACGTGCATGTTGTTAATTTTGCAGCTGGAAGAGTTGAGATACTTTCGTCATTGCCCCTAAGGCGGGGCAACAACATCAGTGCTGCAACACGACGATTATCAATGGCACTCCACAAAGCACTGCATGCATATAGAATCCATATGGATGTGGATGTCTCAAGTTTTGTGCATGTCCAACCACACCTTCTCCAACAGCTGAATGG GTTCGACTGTGGTATCCTTGCACTAAAGttcatggaattttggaatgGGGCGACCTTAACTACTTCAGTGGCAGTG GACAAGACGAACATGTACAGACTCCAGCTAGTGCTGCAACTAGTGCTCAATGAACGCAACAGTGTCAGAGATACAATTATGGCCGCATGTCATTTGTGA